From a single Brassica napus cultivar Da-Ae chromosome C9, Da-Ae, whole genome shotgun sequence genomic region:
- the LOC106397464 gene encoding pectinesterase inhibitor 10 produces MYISFTSAHSSFRTKKMKTLSQIEIIFLSIALLLFITSSATPSTYSNQTNLDYIKTSCNLTHYKTLCYISLSPYALKIDSNPQRLAVTALNLTLSSAKSAAKFIKNFPHGRSGLTRFEAGAVADCVEEIGDSVSELQDSIRELESINYEDSSKFEMVMSDVETWVSAALTDDDTCMDGFGQDGRAKAVVKDLVRRHVVKVARMTSNALAVINMYASTHEK; encoded by the coding sequence ATGTACATCAGTTTCACCTCGGCCCATTCCTCTTTCAGAACCAAAAAGATGAAAACCTTATCACAAATCGAAATCATTTTCCTCTCcattgctcttcttctcttcatcacAAGCTCAGCAACTCCATcaacatattcaaatcaaacgaACTTAGATTACATCAAAACATCATGCAACCTCACACACTACAAAACCCTTTGCTACATCTCTCTATCTCCTTACGCCTTAAAAATCGATTCCAACCCTCAAAGACTCGCCGTCACAGCCCTCAATCTGACCCTCTCCTCAGCCAAATCGGCAGCCAAGTTCATCAAGAACTTTCCTCACGGCAGAAGTGGATTAACACGTTTCGAAGCGGGTGCGGTTGCTGATTGTGTGGAGGAGATTGGAGACTCGGTGAGTGAGCTCCAAGATTCAATAAGAGAGCTGGAGTCGATCAACTACGAGGATAGTTCGAAATTTGAGATGGTTATGTCGGATGTTGAAACATGGGTTAGTGCTGCTCTCACTGATGATGACACTTGTATGGATGGTTTCGGCCAAGATGGTCGAGCCAAAGCGGTCGTGAAAGATTTGGTTCGGCGACATGTTGTAAAGGTTGCTCGGATGACTAGCAACGCGCTTGCTGTCATTAATATGTACGCCTCCACACATGAaaaatga
- the LOC106399314 gene encoding elongation factor G, chloroplastic: MAADALRISGSSSLVCNLNGSQRRPVLTPLSHHRSTCLGLPPRASLSHLLGKARIGLGSSKLSHRRKQFSVFAAAEGEGKRAVPLKDYRNIGIMAHIDAGKTTTTERILYYTGRNYKIGEVHEGTATMDWMEQEQERGITITSAATTTFWDKHRINIIDTPGHVDFTLEVERALRVLDGAICLFDSVAGVEPQSETVWRQADKYGVPRICFVNKMDRLGANFFRTRDMIVTNLGAKPLVLQIPIGAEDSFKGVVDLVRMKAIVWSGEELGAKFNYEDIPADLEELAQEYRAAMMELIVDLDDEVMENYLEGVEPDEATVKRLVRKGTITGKFVPILCGSAFKNKGVQPLLDAVVDYLPSPVEVPPMNGTDPENPEVTIVRKPDDEEPFAGLAFKIMSDPFVGSLTFVRVYSGKLTAGSYVLNANKGKKERIGRLLEMHANSREDVKVALTGDIVALAGLKDTITGETLSDPESPVVLERMDFPDPVIKVAIEPKTKADIDKMATGLIKLAQEDPSFHFSRDEEMNQTVIEGMGELHLEIIVDRLKREFKVEANVGAPQVNYRESISKVAEVKYTHKKQSGGQGQFADITVRFEPLEAGSGYEFKSEIKGGAVPREYIPGVMKGLEECMSSGVLAGFPVVDVRACLVDGSYHDVDSSVLAFQLAARGAFREGMRKAGPRMLEPIMRVEVVTPEEHLGDVIGDLNSRRGQINSFGDKPGGLKVVDSLVPLAEMFQYVSTLRGMTKGRASYIMQLAKFDVVPQHIQNQLSSKDQEVAA, from the exons ATGGCGGCGGATGCTCTGAGAATCTCGGGTTCTAGCTCGTTGGTTTGTAATCTCAATGGGTCACAGAGACGCCCTGTTCTCACTCCTCTGTCTCATCATCGTTCTACCTGTCTGGGTCTTCCTCCTCGCGCTTCACTTTCTCATCTTCTCGGTAAAGCTCGTATCGGGCTTGGCTCTTCAAAGCTATCACACCGAAGGAAACAATTCTCTGTCTTCGCCGCCGCCGAAG GAGAGGGGAAGCGCGCCGTGCCGCTTAAAGACTACAGAAACATTGGCATCATGGCTCACATAGACGCTGGAAAGACCACAACAACTGAGAGGATTCTCTACTACACCGGAAGAAACTACAAAATCGGCGAAGTTCACGAAGGCACAGCTACAATGGACTGGATGGAGCAAGAGCAAGAAAGAGGAATCACCATCACTTCAGCTGCAACCACCACGTTCTGGGACAAGCACAGGATCAACATCATCGATACGCCTGGACACGTGGATTTCACTCTCGAAGTCGAACGTGCTCTGAGAGTTCTCGACGGAGCTATATGCTTGTTCGACAGTGTTGCTGGCGTTGAGCCTCAGTCCGAGACTGTGTGGAGACAAGCTGATAAATACGGTGTGCCTAGGATCTGCTTTGTGAACAAGATGGACCGTCTTGGAGCTAACTTTTTCAGGACTAGGGACATGATTGTGACTAATCTCGGTGCTAAGCCCTTGGTGCTTCAGATACCAATCGGTGCTGAAGATTCTTTTAAAGGTGTGGTTGATCTCGTGAGGATGAAGGCTATAGTTTGGTCTGGAGAAGAGCTTGGTGCCAAGTTTAATTACGAGGATATTCCAGCGGATCTTGAAGAGTTGGCTCAAGAGTATAGGGCTGCGATGATGGAGCTGATTGTTGATTTGGATGATGAGGTTATGGAGAATTATTTAGAAGGAGTTGAGCCTGACGAGGCCACGGTGAAGAGATTGGTTAGGAAAGGAACCATCACAGGGAAGTTTGTGCCTATTCTCTGTGGCTCAGCGTTTAAGAACAAAGGTGTGCAGCCGTTGCTTGATGCTGTGGTTGACTATCTTCCTTCTCCAGTTGAAGTTCCGCCGATGAACGGAACAGATCCTGAGAACCCGGAAGTTACCATTGTCCGGAAACCAGATGATGAGGAGCCTTTCGCTGGGTTAGCGTTCAAGATCATGAGTGATCCTTTTGTTGGCTCTCTTACGTTTGTGAGAGTCTACTCAGGGAAGCTCACAGCTGGCTCTTACGTGCTGAACGCTAACAAAGGAAAGAAGGAGAGAATCGGAAGACTTTTGGAGATGCACGCAAACAGCAGAGAAGATGTTAAAGTAGCATTAACGGGTGACATTGTGGCTCTCGCTGGTCTCAAAGATACAATCACTGGCGAAACGTTGAGTGATCCGGAAAGCCCTGTTGTCCTCGAACGTATGGACTTCCCTGATCCCGTCATCAAGGTGGCGATCGAGCCGAAAACCAAAGCGGACATTGATAAAATGGCTACGGGACTGATCAAGCTCGCTCAAGAAGACCCTTCTTTCCATTTTTCACGCGATGAGGAGATGAACCAAACCGTCATTGAAGGAATGGGAGAGCTTCATCTTGAGATCATCGTCGACAGGCTTAAAAGAGAGTTCAAGGTCGAGGCTAACGTTGGAGCGCCGCAAGTGAACTACCGTGAGAGTATCTCCAAAGTAGCTGAAGTGAAGTACACGCACAAGAAGCAATCAGGTGGACAAGGACAGTTTGCTGATATTACAGTCAGGTTCGAGCCGTTAGAAGCAGGATCAGGGTACGAGTTCAAGAGCGAGATCAAAGGAGGAGCTGTGCCAAGAGAGTATATTCCAGGTGTGATGAAAGGGCTTGAGGAGTGTATGAGCTCCGGTGTGCTTGCGGGTTTTCCGGTGGTTGATGTCCGTGCTTGTCTAGTTGATGGTTCTTACCATGATGTGGACTCGAGCGTGTTAGCTTTCCAGCTAGCTGCGAGAGGAGCTTTCCGTGAAGGGATGAGGAAAGCAGGTCCGAGGATGCTTGAACCTATTATGAGAGTTGAAGTTGTTACGCCAGAAGAACATCTTGGTGATGTCATTGGTGATCTTAACTCTAGGAGAGGTCAGATCAACAGCTTCGGAGACAAACCCGGTGGTCTCAAG GTGGTAGATTCTCTGGTTCCGTTAGCAGAGATGTTTCAGTATGTGAGTACATTGAGGGGGATGACAAAAGGTCGTGCTTCTTACATAATGCAATTGGCTAAGTTCGATGTTGTTCCTCAGCATATTCAGAACCAGCTTTCCTCCAAGGATCAAGAAGTTGCTGCTTAA
- the LOC106399315 gene encoding hsp70-Hsp90 organizing protein 2, whose protein sequence is MADEAKAKGNAAFSSGDFASAVTHFTDAINLAPTNHVLFSNRSAAHASLHQYEKALSDAKKTVELKPDWAKGYSRLGAAHLGLNHHEEAVEAYSKGLEIDPSNEALKSGLADASRSRAAPPPNPFGDAFKGPEMWAKLTADPSTRGFLKQPDFVNMMQEIQRNPSSLNLYLKDQRVMQSLGVLLNVQFRTQTGDEAEGAREEDEMVVNEPVVEKKREPEPEPEPEVAEEKEKKERREKALKEKEMGNAAYKKKDFETAIKHYSTAIEIDDEDISFITNRAAVHLEMGKYDECIKDCDKAVERGRELRSDYKMVAKALTRKGTALGKMAKVSKDYEPVIETYQKALTEHRNPDTLKRLNEAERAKKELEQQEYFDPAIGDEEREKGNQFFKEQKYPDAVRHYTEAIKRNPKDPRAYSNRAACYTKLGAMPEGLKDAEKCIELDPTFSKGYSRKGAVQFFMKEYDNAMETYQEGLKHDPNNQELLDGVRRCVQQINKANRGDLTPEELKERQAKGMQDPEIQNILTDPVMRQVLSDLQENPAAAQKHMQNPMIMNKIQKLISSGIVQMK, encoded by the exons ATGGCCGACGAAGCTAAAGCCAAAGGCAACGCCGCTTTCTCCTCCGGCGACTTCGCCTCCGCCGTCACCCACTTCACCGATGCGATCAACCTCGCTCCAACCAACCACGTCCTCTTCTCCAACCGCTCCGCCGCCCACGCCTCCCTCCACCAATACGAGAAAGCTCTCTCCGACGCTAAGAAGACCGTCGAGCTCAAACCGGATTGGGCCAAGGGCTACAGCCGCCTCGGCGCCGCTCACCTGGGTCTAAACCACCACGAGGAAGCCGTGGAGGCCTACTCCAAGGGGCTCGAGATCGATCCGAGCAACGAGGCGTTGAAGTCGGGCTTAGCTGACGCGTCGAGGTCACGCGCCGCTCCTCCGCCGAATCCGTTTGGGGATGCGTTCAAGGGGCCCGAGATGTGGGCCAAGCTGACGGCGGATCCGTCGACGAGGGGGTTCTTGAAGCAGCCTGATTTCGTCAACATGATGCAGGAGATCCAGAGGAACCCTAGCAGTCTCAATCTCTACTTGAAGGACCAGAGGGTGATGCAGTCTCTTGGGGTTTTGTTGAATGTTCAGTTCAGGACTCAGACCGGCGACGAAGCTGAGGGGGCTCGGGAGGAGGATGAGATGGTTGTGAATGAGCCTGTGGTTGAGAAGAAGCGTGAGCCGGAGCCTGAGCCTGAGCCGGAGGTTgcggaggagaaggagaagaaggagagGAGGGAGAAGGCTTTGAAGGAGAAAGAGATGGGCAATGCTGCGTATAAGAAGAAGGACTTTGAAACTGCTATCAAGCATTACTCCACAGCTattgagattgatgatgaaGATATCTCTTTTATCACTAACCGTGCTGCTGTTCATCTCGAGATGGGAAAg TATGATGAGTGCATCAAGGACTGTGATAAAGCTGTTGAAAGGGGTAGAGAGCTTAGGTCAGATTACAAGATGGTAGCCAAAGCTTTGACTAGGAAAGGAACAGCTCTGGGGAAGATGGCTAAAGTCTCGAAAGACTATGAACCTGTGATTGAAACTTACCAGAAAGCACTTACGGAGCACCGTAACCCAGACACATTGAAGAGGCTGAACGAGGCAGAGagagccaagaaagagttggAGCAGCAAGAATATTTTGATCCCGCTATTGGTGATGAGGAGCGTGAGAAAG GTAATCAGTTTTTCAAGGAGCAGAAGTATCCTGATGCTGTGAGACACTACACTGAAGCGATCAAAAGGAATCCAAAAGACCCGAGA GCATACAGCAACCGAGCTGCGTGTTACACAAAACTTGGGGCAATGCCCGAAGGATTGAAGGATGCGGAGAAGTGCATCGAGCTGGATCCAACATTCTCAAAGGGATACAGCAGAAAAGGTGCAGTCCAATTCTTCATGAAAGAGTATGACAATGCAATGGAAACATACCAGGAGGGTCTCAAACATGATCCTAACAATCAGGAGCTCCTAGACGGTGTTAGAAG ATGTGTACAACAGATCAACAAGGCCAACCGTGGTGACCTTACTCCAGAGGAGTTGAAAGAAAGACAG GCTAAGGGTATGCAAGACCCGGAGATCCAGAACATTCTCACAGATCCCGTAATGAGACAG GTTCTGTCTGATCTCCAGGAGAATCCAGCAGCAGCACAAAAACACATGCAGAACCCGATGATCATGAACAAAATCCAAAAGCTTATCAGCTCAGGAATCGTCCAGATGAAATAA